A region of Thermococcus barossii DNA encodes the following proteins:
- a CDS encoding hydrogenase 3 maturation endopeptidase HyCI gives MELIDILKKARRVVICGIGNEVRGDDAFGVLVAERLKKLVKNPNVLVLNCGEVPESYTGKITNFEPDLVIFIDAVDFGGEHGELIVADPEGTIGDAVSTHSLPLRVLVGYLKTRLNAEFVLLGCQPAVLGLFQEPSEIVVERADALAESMAGALNETED, from the coding sequence ATGGAGCTCATCGATATCCTAAAGAAGGCCAGACGCGTTGTCATCTGTGGCATAGGCAACGAGGTTCGCGGAGATGACGCCTTCGGCGTTCTTGTAGCGGAGAGACTGAAAAAGCTGGTGAAGAACCCGAACGTCCTTGTTCTCAACTGTGGTGAAGTCCCCGAGAGCTACACCGGGAAAATAACGAACTTCGAGCCCGACTTGGTTATATTCATTGACGCCGTTGACTTCGGCGGGGAGCACGGGGAGCTTATCGTGGCAGACCCCGAGGGGACCATCGGCGATGCCGTTTCGACCCACAGCCTACCCCTCAGGGTTCTTGTGGGCTACCTAAAAACGCGCCTCAACGCGGAGTTCGTTCTTCTCGGCTGCCAGCCGGCGGTTCTGGGCCTCTTTCAGGAACCGAGCGAGATAGTGGTTGAAAGGGCCGATGCCCTTGCAGAATCCATGGCCGGTGCTCTCAATGAAACTGAGGATTAG
- a CDS encoding Mrp/NBP35 family ATP-binding protein: MISIDPRVKGIEGRLEKVKRIIPVVSGKGGVGKSLVSTTLALVLAEKGYKVGLLDLDFHGASDHVILGFEPKDFPEEEYGVIPPTVHGIKFMSIVYYSEDKPTPMRGMEISDALIELLAITRWDELDYLIIDMPPGLGDQFLDVLRFLRRGEFLVVATPSKLSINVVEKLLTLLKERKHRVLGIVENLKLDEERNIEELAKRFDVPYLTGIPLYSDLEEKIGKPDELLKTEFAERIRKVAGEI; the protein is encoded by the coding sequence ATGATAAGCATAGACCCGCGCGTCAAGGGCATAGAGGGCAGGCTTGAGAAGGTGAAGCGCATCATTCCCGTCGTCAGTGGAAAGGGCGGCGTTGGAAAGTCGCTGGTTTCGACTACGCTGGCCCTCGTTCTGGCAGAGAAGGGCTATAAGGTCGGCCTGCTCGACCTCGACTTCCACGGGGCAAGCGACCACGTAATCCTCGGCTTCGAGCCGAAAGACTTTCCGGAGGAGGAGTACGGCGTAATTCCGCCGACGGTTCACGGGATAAAGTTCATGAGCATCGTCTACTACTCCGAGGACAAACCGACGCCCATGAGGGGTATGGAGATAAGCGACGCCCTCATAGAGCTTCTCGCCATAACCCGCTGGGACGAGCTGGACTACCTGATAATAGACATGCCGCCCGGCCTCGGCGACCAGTTCCTCGATGTCCTGAGATTCCTCAGGAGAGGAGAGTTCCTGGTCGTTGCAACGCCTTCAAAGCTCTCCATAAACGTCGTCGAGAAGCTCCTGACCCTGCTGAAGGAGAGAAAGCACAGAGTTCTTGGAATCGTCGAGAACCTCAAACTGGACGAGGAAAGGAACATAGAGGAGCTGGCAAAGAGGTTTGACGTACCCTACCTGACGGGCATACCCCTCTACAGCGACCTCGAGGAGAAGATTGGAAAGCCGGACGAGCTCCTCAAGACGGAGTTTGCAGAGAGAATAAGGAAAGTCGCTGGGGAAATTTAG
- the hypA gene encoding hydrogenase nickel incorporation protein HypA, translating to MHEWALADGIVRTALDYAQKEGASKLLAVQVVLGELQDVNAEIVEFAMRELFKGTIGEGAEIEFVEEEAVFKCRDCGHEWKLKEVKGSFDERIKEDIHFIPEVVHAFLACLKCGSRDFEVVQGRGVYISGIKIEKEGEV from the coding sequence ATGCATGAGTGGGCACTCGCCGATGGAATAGTTAGAACCGCCCTCGACTACGCACAAAAAGAAGGCGCGTCTAAGCTCCTGGCCGTTCAGGTAGTTCTTGGCGAACTCCAGGATGTTAACGCAGAGATAGTTGAGTTTGCGATGAGGGAGCTCTTCAAGGGTACCATAGGAGAGGGGGCGGAGATAGAGTTCGTGGAGGAGGAGGCGGTTTTCAAGTGCCGTGACTGCGGTCACGAATGGAAGCTTAAAGAGGTCAAGGGAAGCTTTGACGAGCGCATAAAGGAGGACATCCACTTCATCCCGGAGGTCGTTCATGCCTTCCTCGCCTGTCTGAAGTGCGGCAGCAGGGACTTCGAGGTTGTGCAGGGCAGGGGGGTTTACATAAGCGGCATAAAGATTGAAAAGGAGGGAGAGGTATGA